The sequence CTAGCTTCGCCGAGTTCATGGTAATACCTGTGATTACCGACGTCACCGTCGCTGCCGTGTGCTCCGGTCCAGGCGACTCATGTTCTCTGGCCGTTTACCTCACTGGTTTCCAACAAGTGGTACCAACCTTTACATACACATTTATACTTCCTTTAATCTCTCCCTTTTGATCTTCATTTCTTGATTGTTAAACTGTAATTGAGAACCGACAATATAATTCAGAGTTTTTTCcatcctaaatatttttaaagaatatattcTCTTTCATATTATAAACTAAAGCTTATAACAAAgtcatttttctttctcaattgaGTTTAACTCTGCGTTCTTCCAAGTTTCacatatcataatatataaataaaatggaaaaagagtaaaaataatgatttttgtgGTGATAAAGAACTATGAAGGGAAAAAAatttcctctatttttttttaaacgatttttattttattttgactcttctatctttaattaatttgtttatatcaaaaacaacacacgttattcaaattaataaatatatcattatatgtatttaatatgatttttaataataaaaaactatttcataaagaaattaatctttttttttaactaattatatgatttttttttaactaaattatatgttatataacCTTCATGACCTTGCTAATGATGAGAACTACTATTAAATGAAGGCAATAGGGATTGGGACGATGATAATGATGCCGGTAATTGGTAATCTATCAGACAGATATGGGATCAAAACAATCCTCACACTTCCTATGTGTCTCTCCATTGTTCCCCCTGgttcgttttttcttttcttttgtctcttttattttcgtttttgtaacttttcattCGTGTGGGAGTCAGTAACTGACTGACGCAAAGAAAAGATCTCACCAACACCAACTATATTCTCTCGATAAAACCAACGCCAAAAGAATAATATAGGTGTACGTCAATGTATTATTCTTTATTTGGATGTAAAGAAGCTTTCAACCACTTCAATACACGCACACCCCCATCTATCGTCGTTTTCCCCACCACTACTAGTGTCCACCTCACAAACTCCACTATTTTAAATGGCAACACAACTAAGCAAATCATTCTTTAGAAATGTAATCTATCGATTTTTAACTGAATTCGAAATGTGTTTTTCAATCTTACAACTTAAAGTAAACTACCAGAACTTAATAGGTTTTAAATCGCAGTTACAAGCAAGGCTTAATCATTTTACACGAAAACAGTTTAGTGGATTTGCGTCTTTCCCACGTTCAATTCTCACACACTTACTAGTCACATAATTTGAATTCTTGAACATGCTTTTTGTTTCAATGGTCACACAATTATCAACTAAAGcttataatcaaaaaaattaaaaataaataaagggcAACAAGTGATGAGACTTAGGaagttcattattttttttttctaaaacttatTACCTTGCCTacataacaaattttattttctctttcatataaaaaaaaacttatagtaTTATCTTGCCTGCAATCTTTCACAGCTCAGCCATAAATTAAATACAAGAAACTTGTAATTATCTTGCCTATAAACTAACTATTCCTTTGTTTGATTCTTACTTTCTAGAATATTGATGTCTCATAATGTCCAAAGAAAATAATTCTATTGTTTGATTTTGGCAGTAATTTTAGGGTACAGAAGGGATACAAATTTCTTCTATGCGTATTATATAAGCAAGATTCTAACCTCTATCGTATGCCATGGCACCGTCGCCCTCCTCGCTTATGCTTATGTGGTACAATTTAATAGATTATCGtcgttttataataaaatactgtatctaatttttttgattaggTTACTTCAGATTAATTCATTTAGaggtagttttttttgttcaggcAGAAAATATTAACGGCAGTAATGGCAGTGCAAGAACATCAGCATTTGGTATTTTAACTGGGATCCAAGCAATCGCAGGACTTTTCGGAGCACTAGTTGCTCGTTTTCTACCTATAGCTTTGAATTTTCAGGTACTTCTTTTATCAtcactatacttttttttgttttttttttcggtatATATCActatacattaattcattcatTAGAATATTAAATTCTCATGTGATCCAAAGtctaagatgttttttttttttggaataattaGGTTTCTGCTATAACATTTCTCGCTGGTCTGGTGTACATGAGAGTTTTCCTAAAGGAAAGGCTAAACgataatgaagatgatggtTATCATCATGGTACGTATCAACACGATGATCATGATAGTAACAATGTCGGAATGTTAGGAGAGCCGATCCTGAACGACGCACCCATTAAAACACCTGTCTTTCACAAGAAGTATTCTTCATCGAAAGATATGGTCAGCTTGATGAAGACTAGgtataatttatacatatttatgtaCTTCATGCATGTACTATTATTATTGTCAGTGATGGTTATGGGTTTTATTAATGCATGCAGCACCATATTCGTACAAGCATTGGTTGTTACATTCTTCAGCAGTTTCTCAGAGAGTGGACTGGAGTCTGCTTTCTTGGTTTAGCTCATTATTTACTCCTTATTTTACATATTGAGTTTTTCTGTATATTAATGAACTAATAcgtatgattattatttttaaactgtGCAGTACTTTTTGAAAGCACGTTTTGGATTTGACAAGAAACAGTTTGCTGATCTCGTATTGTTGCTTAACATCGTTGGATCTATCATTCAAGTAAATAGATTACGagtgattatatatatcatgaaCATAGTATTTATTactaaatatattgtaatacTTTCTCTAAGTTAATtgatatgtattaatgttttctcagttGTTTGTACTACCAAGATTTGCATCTGCCATGGGAGAACGCAAGCTTTTATCAACAGGGCTTTTTATGCAATTCTTGAACGTAagcatatttattttttatttatgtttctaTTGATaacttaaataatttattgatcTTGTAACATAGAAGTATTGAAATGGTTCGGGGGTTTGTGATGCAGATGGCCATTGTCAGCATTTCTTGGGCACCATGGGTGAGTCAATCGAAACTAGGGATCTGATTCAAAGTTCCATCCCAAtttgattttgcttttgtttttggtttttgatttcgCAGGTTCCTTATTTCACCACTATCTTTCTACTTCCTGGAGCCTTGTTTGTGATTCCGTCGgtaagaaatttttatttcattagtcATTTAACGATCTAGATTTTGCCTGATACTTAATAACATTTGTGAGTATAATCTTACATCGGAATGAAATAAGACCAAGAGTAATATCTCACAATAGAAATTAGGCAGAACTCTTAAGTTATATTGGCAATCAGAGTGGCCTATGTAATAAACATGGACCTATACATTCATCACCAAAATGGTTTTTAATTCGGGTTCTattgtatttaaattttgaacATTTTGGGATGCAGGTTTGTGGTATTGCCTCAAGACAGGTCGGAACTGGTGAACAGGTAAAGCTAGTAAAGATTGAACACTGGGTTTATGTGGTATCAGtattccaaacaaaaacaaaagagcacaAACTATTGTTTGAATTGATGTAGGGAAAGGTGCAAGGATGCTTATCTGGAATGAGGTCCTTTGGCAGAGTCGTGGGACCATTTGCATTGAGTCCATTGACAGGTTTGTAAGGCCGTAAGAACATAAAATACTACTATTTGAGTTCCATCGATGTCTTTTTGACACATTTAAAATATTGGTTTCATGTGTAtagctttgtttctttctgataATGCACCGTTCTATTTCCCTGGATTTTGCCTTCTTTGCGTATCCTTGTCCTCGGTACGTATGGCTATCTCATCCATCAAAAATAACTTTAATTTCGATTAAATGTATATNNNNNNNNNNNNNNNNNNNNNNNNNNNNNNNNNNNNNNNNNNNNNNNNNNNNNNNNNNNNNNNNNNNNNNNNNNNNNNNNNNNNNNNNNNNNNNNNNNNNNNNNNNNNNNNNNNNNNNNNNNNNNNNNNNNNNNNNNNNNNNNNNNNNNNNNNNNNNNNNNNNNNNNNNNNNNNNNNNNNNNNNNNNNNNNNNNNNNNNNNNNNNNNNNNNNNNNNNNNNNNNNNNNNNNNNNNNNNNNNNNNNNNNNNNNNNNNNNNNNNNNNNNNNNNNNNNNNNNNNNNNNNNNNNNNNNNNNNNNNNNNNNNNNNNNNNNNNNNNNNNNNNNNNNNNNNNNNNNNNNNNNNNNNNNNNNNNNNNNNNNNNNNNNNNNNNNNNNNNNNNNNNNNNNNNNNNNNNNNNNNNNNNNNNNNNNNNNNNNNNNNNNNNNNNNNNNNNNNNNNNNNNNNNNNNNNNNNNNNNNNNNNNNNNNNNNNNNNNNNNNNNNNNNNNNNNNNNNNNNNNNNNNNNNNNNNNNNNNNNNNNNNNNNNNNNNNNNNNNNNNNNNNNNNNNNNNNNNNNNNNNNNNNNNNNNNNNNNNNNNNNNNNNNaaaaaaaaaaaaaaaaaaagacgcaAGTGATTGATAGTCAGAGAGTCATTTCTCTCCTCTGCCACGAAAATCACTCTCactactaaaatatataattagtttctatTTCATAAAGTTTCTATAAGACAAGTTTATGATCCCTTCTTTGCTTTCACCATAATATATACAACACATTcattactaaaaacacaatttGCTGTCTCACATGCACCTTTAAATTGTTTTATCCACTAAAACAAAAAGCAGGCACGTCTCTATTAACCTGAATCAGGGATTTGAGACAAGCCAGGTGGAACTCTGCTCGAACCAACAGTGGGCATTGTTTTGACATTGATGTCAAGTGGATGAAACCGGTATTGAATGTCGAGTTCGAGGAGGATTTTGATTACTTCCTCGACCAATAAGGCTCTTCTTGTGAATCTCTCTTCCATGTTTTGGTGGTTAATTTTATGACACGGCCATATTGCTAACCTCACAATGTTCAAATCTTCCACATCTTTTACAATGATGTCAGCTTTTGGGTACCAATACTCTGGCTTGCTGTCGATGTAACTGCGGTTTTAGCGGAAAAAATATCATCATCGTCGCCCcttcataatatataaacttaagaCATTAGGACAAGTTACCTAGATATTCTTTGTTTCATTGCAATAATCTTTTCAGGAGGAGTAGTAATGTGGACACAGCATGTGACTTCATCTCCCATGTCCGGACTACGGTGGTAATTGTGGATTGCTTTCTGCCATAGAAGAATATTCGGATACACAATCTTCAGATTGTCAGCTTTCAAGAACACTGTTGTGAGAATATTCATTTCCTCCACCACCATCTGCAATTTTGATCTTATTATCATTCACTATTATagactcacacacacacatatattttaGCTTTTCAGTACCTCTACAGTGTCGATGACAACCCGATCACCAACATCGTATGGGTGAATGATAAAGAGGAAGATGATTGACTCGAAGACGGTCTTAAGAGAGTTCCCAAACATGAAGGCCAAGAGTACAACTTgtgaagttaaaaataaaaggtaCTTGGACGTGGCGATTTCAAGAAGGATCAGCCATATAACTACAATGACAATGGCAGTGAGGAAACTAATCATGTGATGGAGTT comes from Camelina sativa cultivar DH55 chromosome 19, Cs, whole genome shotgun sequence and encodes:
- the LOC104768128 gene encoding uncharacterized protein LOC104768128, whose amino-acid sequence is MENEIGGLRHMLMTVFLTSFAEFMVIPVITDVTVAAVCSGPGDSCSLAVYLTGFQQVAIGIGTMIMMPVIGNLSDRYGIKTILTLPMCLSIVPPVILGYRRDTNFFYAYYISKILTSIVCHGTVALLAYAYVAENINGSNGSARTSAFGILTGIQAIAGLFGALVARFLPIALNFQVSAITFLAGLVYMRVFLKERLNDNEDDGYHHGTYQHDDHDSNNVGMLGEPILNDAPIKTPVFHKKYSSSKDMVSLMKTSTIFVQALVVTFFSSFSESGLESAFLYFLKARFGFDKKQFADLVLLLNIVGSIIQLFVLPRFASAMGERKLLSTGLFMQFLNMAIVSISWAPWVPYFTTIFLLPGALFVIPSVCGIASRQVGTGEQGKVQGCLSGMRSFGRVVGPFALSPLTGL